Proteins found in one Triticum aestivum cultivar Chinese Spring chromosome 4D, IWGSC CS RefSeq v2.1, whole genome shotgun sequence genomic segment:
- the LOC123098206 gene encoding chaperone protein DnaJ isoform X3, with the protein MAAALYLPANPNPTPNPTSSLRPPLPRPSTSGELHFRPRPVPRRARARTHLPAAFGRRPPAAAAAERGGKDYYATLNVRRDATLKEVKSAYRTLARKYHPDMNKSPGAEEKFKEISAAYEVLSDKEKRSLYDRFGETGLHADYGGGDFGAHGVDPYELFNAFFGSSNKFFGDSMGPGRFHYSSNVKDNRALDICYDLLLPFEESILGGKREISISRHETCGACHGSGAKSSNSITECTQCRGQGRSMKSQRTPFGIVSQISSCLNCDGSGKIITEHCPSCDGSGKVQVERSIQVDIPGGIEDGSAIRITGGGSVDKQRGVSGDLYIFVCVEEKQGIHREGLDLCSDVTIDCTDAILGTTVKVETIEGLRDLYIPPGTQPGEKLKIVQLGARDIKRPNHRGDHNFVIK; encoded by the exons ATGGCCGCCGCGCTTTACCTCCCGGCGAACCCAAATCCGACGCCCAACCCTACCTCGTCCCTCCGCCCTCCGCTGCCGCGGCCTTCCACTTCCGGCGAGCTCCACTTCCGTCCCCGCCCAGTGCCCCGTCGTGCCCGCGCTCGAACCCATCTCCCCGCCGCGTTCGGGAGGCGACCGCCCGCGGCGGCTGCGGCCGAGCGCGGAGGGAAGGACTACTACGCCACGCTGAACGTCCGGCGCGACGCCACCCTGAAGGAGGTCAAGAGCGCCTACCGCACCCTCGCGCGCAAG TACCACCCGGATATGAACAAGAGCCCTGGGGCAGAAGAAAAATTTAAGGAGATAAGTGCTGCATACGAG GTTCTGTCGGACAAAGAGAAAAGATCTTTGTATGATCGGTTTGGAGAAACAGGACTTCATGCAGATTATGGAGGTGGAGATTTCGGTGCACATGGG GTTGATCCATATGAACTCTTCAATGCATTTTTTGGCAGTTCTAACAAGTTCTTTGGAGATAGCATGGGTCCAGGGCGATTTCATTACAGTTCAAATGTCAAGGATAACAGGGCACTTGATATTTG CTATGATCTTCTCCTTCCTTTTGAAGAATCAATCCTTGGAGGAAAACGGGAGATCAGTATTTCTAGACATGAAACCTGCGGCGCTTGCCATGGATCTGGAGCTAAATCTAGCAATAGCATAACAGAATGTACACAATGCAGAGGTCAAGGCAGGTCGATGAAATCTCAGAGGACACCTTTTGGTATAGTATCTCAG ATATCTTCTTGCTTAAATTGTGATGGCAGTGGGAAGATAATTACTGAACATTGCCCAAGCTGTGATGGTTCAGGCAAAGTCCAAGTTGAGCGAAGTATACAAGTAGACATACCTGGAGGTATTGAGGATGGCTCAGCCATTCGAATTACCGGAGGAGGTAGTGTTGATAAGCAAAG GGGTGTAAGTGGTGACTTGTATATATTTGTttgtgttgaagaaaaacaaggcATCCACAGAGAAGGTCTCGATTTGTGCTCGGATGTCACGATTGATTGCACTGATGCAATTTTAGGAACTACAGTGAAG GTTGAGACAATAGAGGGATTGAGGGATCTTTATATTCCCCCTGGAACTCAGCCTGGGGAGAAGTTGAAGATTGTGCAACTGGGAGCTCGGGACATTAAGAGACCTAACCATAGAGGAGACCACAACTTTGTGATAAAG TGA
- the LOC123098206 gene encoding chaperone protein DnaJ isoform X1: MAAALYLPANPNPTPNPTSSLRPPLPRPSTSGELHFRPRPVPRRARARTHLPAAFGRRPPAAAAAERGGKDYYATLNVRRDATLKEVKSAYRTLARKYHPDMNKSPGAEEKFKEISAAYEVLSDKEKRSLYDRFGETGLHADYGGGDFGAHGVDPYELFNAFFGSSNKFFGDSMGPGRFHYSSNVKDNRALDICYDLLLPFEESILGGKREISISRHETCGACHGSGAKSSNSITECTQCRGQGRSMKSQRTPFGIVSQISSCLNCDGSGKIITEHCPSCDGSGKVQVERSIQVDIPGGIEDGSAIRITGGGSVDKQRGVSGDLYIFVCVEEKQGIHREGLDLCSDVTIDCTDAILGTTVKVETIEGLRDLYIPPGTQPGEKLKIVQLGARDIKRPNHRGDHNFVIKVKIPKNISDQARSLVEDLAALKGTRGISVPGDETIDQGNLRNRSHHSSAGKKSSFWGSVRNLFRGEEGDQRFASISAQPVIPRWTYQRGVHRAAPLLEGCFMITTFIFLICRTGKFRFRLKGDDRTSKAEDGE; the protein is encoded by the exons ATGGCCGCCGCGCTTTACCTCCCGGCGAACCCAAATCCGACGCCCAACCCTACCTCGTCCCTCCGCCCTCCGCTGCCGCGGCCTTCCACTTCCGGCGAGCTCCACTTCCGTCCCCGCCCAGTGCCCCGTCGTGCCCGCGCTCGAACCCATCTCCCCGCCGCGTTCGGGAGGCGACCGCCCGCGGCGGCTGCGGCCGAGCGCGGAGGGAAGGACTACTACGCCACGCTGAACGTCCGGCGCGACGCCACCCTGAAGGAGGTCAAGAGCGCCTACCGCACCCTCGCGCGCAAG TACCACCCGGATATGAACAAGAGCCCTGGGGCAGAAGAAAAATTTAAGGAGATAAGTGCTGCATACGAG GTTCTGTCGGACAAAGAGAAAAGATCTTTGTATGATCGGTTTGGAGAAACAGGACTTCATGCAGATTATGGAGGTGGAGATTTCGGTGCACATGGG GTTGATCCATATGAACTCTTCAATGCATTTTTTGGCAGTTCTAACAAGTTCTTTGGAGATAGCATGGGTCCAGGGCGATTTCATTACAGTTCAAATGTCAAGGATAACAGGGCACTTGATATTTG CTATGATCTTCTCCTTCCTTTTGAAGAATCAATCCTTGGAGGAAAACGGGAGATCAGTATTTCTAGACATGAAACCTGCGGCGCTTGCCATGGATCTGGAGCTAAATCTAGCAATAGCATAACAGAATGTACACAATGCAGAGGTCAAGGCAGGTCGATGAAATCTCAGAGGACACCTTTTGGTATAGTATCTCAG ATATCTTCTTGCTTAAATTGTGATGGCAGTGGGAAGATAATTACTGAACATTGCCCAAGCTGTGATGGTTCAGGCAAAGTCCAAGTTGAGCGAAGTATACAAGTAGACATACCTGGAGGTATTGAGGATGGCTCAGCCATTCGAATTACCGGAGGAGGTAGTGTTGATAAGCAAAG GGGTGTAAGTGGTGACTTGTATATATTTGTttgtgttgaagaaaaacaaggcATCCACAGAGAAGGTCTCGATTTGTGCTCGGATGTCACGATTGATTGCACTGATGCAATTTTAGGAACTACAGTGAAG GTTGAGACAATAGAGGGATTGAGGGATCTTTATATTCCCCCTGGAACTCAGCCTGGGGAGAAGTTGAAGATTGTGCAACTGGGAGCTCGGGACATTAAGAGACCTAACCATAGAGGAGACCACAACTTTGTGATAAAGGTGAAGATCCCGAAGAATATCAG TGACCAGGCACGTTCACTTGTTGAAGATCTTGCTGCATTAAAGGGAACTCGGGGCATTTCAGTTCCTGGTGATG AAACTATAGATCAAGGAAACTTGAGAAACAGAAGCCATCATTCTTCCGCAGGGAAGAAATCATCGTTTTGGGGGTCCGTCAGGAATCTGTTCAG GGGTGAAGAAGGGGATCAGAGATTTGCTTCGATCAGTGCACAACCTGTTATTCCACGGTGGACTTATCAACGCGGAGTTCATCGTGCTGCCCCATTGTTAGAAGGATGCTTCATGATCACAACATTCATCTTCCTGATATGCAGAACGGGCAAATTCAGGTTTCGCCTGAAGGGGGATGATCGCACAAGTAAAGCTGAAGATGGAGAGTGA
- the LOC123100135 gene encoding peptidyl-prolyl cis-trans isomerase CYP59, whose product MSVLIVTSVGDLVVDLHTDQCPRTTYNFLKLCKMRYYNGCLFHKVAKDFVAQTGDPTGTGTGGDSMYKFLHGDQARFFDDEIHPELRHSKIGTVAMASAGKNRNASQFYITLRDDVEYLHDKHTVFGIVAEGEGLDTLTKINESYVDGEGRPFKDIRIKHTYVLYDPDDDPAQLAELVPPNSPIGKPIDEIAEERLEDTWVPLDETVDPVQLEEMIRSKEAHTNAVILASIGDIPDAKVKPPDNVLFVCQLNPVTQDEDLYTIFSRTVTSAETICDYKTGDSLCYAFIEFEAKEACERAHRDMQNCLIDARRIHVDFSQSVSKLWRQFRQGTRNANKDGCFKRHAPDYRARDLDKGAEKKNKNRDYVLRDENTQRGGSNRRSYDLVFDEDGASADNRQDCRNADRRKIQKLDDWRSEASHKRDRDRTNRDRNNREKLHISEEGGRRHDGHISYHGSSDRSYSRRNNSDYGKHQSKSRRRDD is encoded by the coding sequence ATGTCGGTCTTAATCGTCACCAGCGTGggcgatctcgtggtggatctccACACCGATCAGTGCCCCCGCACCACCTACAACTTCCTCAAGCTCTGCAAGATGAGGTACTACAACGGGTGCCTGTTCCACAAGGTGGCCAAGGATTTCGTGGCGCAGACCGGGGACCCGACCGGGACCGGCACCGGCGGCGATTCCATGTACAAGTTCCTCCACGGTGACCAGGCTCGGTTTTTCGACGACGAGATCCATCCGGAACTGAGGCACTCAAAGATTGGCACCGTTGCCATGGCGAGCGCCGGCAAAAACCGCAACGCCTCGCAGTTCTACATCACGCTGCGGGACGACGTGGAATACCTCCATGATAAGCACACCGTGTTTGGGATAGTTGCTGAAGGTGAAGGCCTTGACACACTGACGAAGATAAACGAATCATATGTTGATGGTGAAGGGAGACCTTTCAAGGACATAAGGATTAAACATACTTATGTGTTGTATGACCCTGACGATGATCCTGCCCAGCTTGCTGAACTTGTTCCTCCAAATTCTCCCATTGGAAAGCCGATCGACGAGATTGCAGAGGAGCGCTTAGAGGATACCTGGGTCCCTCTCGATGAAACAGTGGACCCTGTGCAGCTTGAGGAGATGATCCGCTCTAAAGAAGCACATACAAATGCCGTGATCCTTGCGAGTATTGGAGACATTCCAGACGCCAAGGTCAAGCCACCAGACAATGTCTTGTTTGTTTGTCAACTCAACCCAGTGACACAGGATGAGGATCTGTATACGATCTTTTCTCGAACCGTGACATCAGCTGAAACAATCTGTGACTACAAGACTGGTGACAGCCTGTGTTATGCTTTCATTGAGTTCGAGGCAAAGGAAGCCTGCGAGCGTGCACACAGAGATATGCAAAATTGTCTGATTGATGCTCGGAGGATTCATGTTGATTTTAGTCAGAGCGTTTCAAAGCTGTGGCGTCAGTTCAGACAGGGCACGCGGAATGCAAATAAAGATGGGTGCTTCAAGCGTCATGCCCCTGATTACCGAGCCCGAGATCTGGATAAGGGTGCTGAGAAGAAAAACAAGAACCGAGATTATGTTCTGAGAGATGAAAACACTCAGCGAGGTGGCAGTAACCGTCGAAGTTATGATTTAGTCTTTGATGAGGACGGTGCTAGTGCTGATAATAGGCAAGATTGTCGAAATGCTGATAGAAGAAAGATCCAGAAATTGGATGATTGGAGGTCAGAGGCATCACACAAGCGTGATCGTGATAGGACCAACAGGGATAGGAACAACAGGGAGAAACTCCATATTAGTGAGGAAGGGGGTCGGAGGCACGATGGCCACATCAGTTACCATGGATCTAGTGATCGAAGCTATAGTAGACGCAACAATAGTGACTATGGCAAGCACCAGAGCAAGAGCAGGCGTAGGGATGATTAA
- the LOC123098206 gene encoding chaperone protein DnaJ isoform X2, whose amino-acid sequence MNKSPGAEEKFKEISAAYEVLSDKEKRSLYDRFGETGLHADYGGGDFGAHGVDPYELFNAFFGSSNKFFGDSMGPGRFHYSSNVKDNRALDICYDLLLPFEESILGGKREISISRHETCGACHGSGAKSSNSITECTQCRGQGRSMKSQRTPFGIVSQISSCLNCDGSGKIITEHCPSCDGSGKVQVERSIQVDIPGGIEDGSAIRITGGGSVDKQRGVSGDLYIFVCVEEKQGIHREGLDLCSDVTIDCTDAILGTTVKVETIEGLRDLYIPPGTQPGEKLKIVQLGARDIKRPNHRGDHNFVIKVKIPKNISDQARSLVEDLAALKGTRGISVPGDETIDQGNLRNRSHHSSAGKKSSFWGSVRNLFRGEEGDQRFASISAQPVIPRWTYQRGVHRAAPLLEGCFMITTFIFLICRTGKFRFRLKGDDRTSKAEDGE is encoded by the exons ATGAACAAGAGCCCTGGGGCAGAAGAAAAATTTAAGGAGATAAGTGCTGCATACGAG GTTCTGTCGGACAAAGAGAAAAGATCTTTGTATGATCGGTTTGGAGAAACAGGACTTCATGCAGATTATGGAGGTGGAGATTTCGGTGCACATGGG GTTGATCCATATGAACTCTTCAATGCATTTTTTGGCAGTTCTAACAAGTTCTTTGGAGATAGCATGGGTCCAGGGCGATTTCATTACAGTTCAAATGTCAAGGATAACAGGGCACTTGATATTTG CTATGATCTTCTCCTTCCTTTTGAAGAATCAATCCTTGGAGGAAAACGGGAGATCAGTATTTCTAGACATGAAACCTGCGGCGCTTGCCATGGATCTGGAGCTAAATCTAGCAATAGCATAACAGAATGTACACAATGCAGAGGTCAAGGCAGGTCGATGAAATCTCAGAGGACACCTTTTGGTATAGTATCTCAG ATATCTTCTTGCTTAAATTGTGATGGCAGTGGGAAGATAATTACTGAACATTGCCCAAGCTGTGATGGTTCAGGCAAAGTCCAAGTTGAGCGAAGTATACAAGTAGACATACCTGGAGGTATTGAGGATGGCTCAGCCATTCGAATTACCGGAGGAGGTAGTGTTGATAAGCAAAG GGGTGTAAGTGGTGACTTGTATATATTTGTttgtgttgaagaaaaacaaggcATCCACAGAGAAGGTCTCGATTTGTGCTCGGATGTCACGATTGATTGCACTGATGCAATTTTAGGAACTACAGTGAAG GTTGAGACAATAGAGGGATTGAGGGATCTTTATATTCCCCCTGGAACTCAGCCTGGGGAGAAGTTGAAGATTGTGCAACTGGGAGCTCGGGACATTAAGAGACCTAACCATAGAGGAGACCACAACTTTGTGATAAAGGTGAAGATCCCGAAGAATATCAG TGACCAGGCACGTTCACTTGTTGAAGATCTTGCTGCATTAAAGGGAACTCGGGGCATTTCAGTTCCTGGTGATG AAACTATAGATCAAGGAAACTTGAGAAACAGAAGCCATCATTCTTCCGCAGGGAAGAAATCATCGTTTTGGGGGTCCGTCAGGAATCTGTTCAG GGGTGAAGAAGGGGATCAGAGATTTGCTTCGATCAGTGCACAACCTGTTATTCCACGGTGGACTTATCAACGCGGAGTTCATCGTGCTGCCCCATTGTTAGAAGGATGCTTCATGATCACAACATTCATCTTCCTGATATGCAGAACGGGCAAATTCAGGTTTCGCCTGAAGGGGGATGATCGCACAAGTAAAGCTGAAGATGGAGAGTGA
- the LOC123098205 gene encoding probable inactive receptor kinase At1g48480 translates to MAAMPGLALAVLVLVSVLPAYRSDDLNTDAQALEALRKAVGRSALPAWNSSTQTCQWQGVACENGRVVELRLPGAGLMGALPSGVLGNLTALRTLSLRWNALTGPIPDDVARMTELRAMYFQHNAFSGEVPAGLFTLKNLVRLNIGQNKFSGEISPDFNKLNRLGSLILDSNDFSGEIPKLDLPTLEQFNVSYNKLNGSIPRKLRKMPKDSFLGTGLCGGPLGLCPGETAETPAGSPEGQPGAGGAAADVGGGKKKKKLSGGAIAGIAIACVLGLLLLLALLFFLCRKKKSSSAPRSSTAAVEKGRDLGMGPLDAEPKGQNGNGVHGAAAVPAAAAAAAAVAAKSGGGGSTAGSKKLIYFGPMAAAPPFDLEDLLRASAEVLGKGAFGTAYKAVMESGAAVAVKRLKDVDLPEPEFRERIAAIGAVQHELVVPLRAYYFSKDEKLLVYDYMSMGSLSALLHGNRSSGRTPLDWEARSAIALSTARGVAHIHSTGPTASHGNIKSSNVLLTKSYEARVSDHGLPTLVGPSFSPTRVSGYRAPEVTDIRRVSQKADVYSFGVLLLELLTGKAPTHAVVNEEGLDLPRWVQSVVREEWTAEVFDQELLRYQNVEEEMVQLLQLAIDCSAQHPDRRPSMSDAAARIDEIRRSASSPAQHATTDSPAAPAPEGDEPSL, encoded by the exons ATGGCGGCAATGCCGGGGCTGGCACTTGCGGTGCTGGTCCTTGTGTCGGTGCTCCCGGCGTACCGCTCCGACGACCTCAACACGGACGCGCAGGCGCTGGAGGCGCTGCGCAAGGCGGTGGGCCGGTCCGCGCTGCCGGCGTGGAACAGCAGCACGCAGACGTGCCAGTGGCAGGGCGTGGCCTGCGAGAACGGCCGCGTCGTCGAGCTCCGGCTCCCCGGCGCCGGGCTCATGGGCGCGCTCCCCTCGGGCGTGCTCGGCAACCTCACCGCGCTCCGCACGCTCTCCCTCCGCTGGAACGCGCTCACGGGGCCCATCCCCGACGACGTCGCCCGCATGACCGAGCTCCGGGCCATGTACTTCCAGCACAACGCCTTCTCCGGCGAGGTCCCCGCGGGGCTCTTCACGCTCAAGAACCTGGTGCGGCTCAACATCGGGCAGAACAAGTTCTCCGGCGAGATCTCGCCCGACTTCAACAAGCTCAACCGCCTCGGCTCGCTCATCCTCGACAGCAACGACTTCTCCGGCGAGATCCCCAAGCTGGACCTGCCCACATTGGAGCAGTTCAACGTCTCCTACAACAAGCTCAACGGCTCCATCCCCCGCAAGCTCCGCAAGATGCCCAAGGACTCCTTCCTCGGCACCGGGCTCTGCGGCGGTCCGCTCGGCCTGTGCCCCGGCGAGACCGCGGAGACGCCGGCCGGGTCGCCGGAGGGCCAGCCAGGCGCCGGCGGcgccgccgctgacgtcggtggcggcaagaagaagaagaagctctccGGCGGCGCCATCGCCGGCATTGCCATCGCGTGCGTGctcggcctgctgctgctgctcgccctGCTCTTCTTCCTCTGCCGGAAGAAGAAGTCCAGCAGCGCGCCGAGGTCTtctacggcggcggtggagaagGGGCGGGACCTGGGCATGGGCCCGCTGGACGCGGAGCCCAAGGGGCAGAACGGCAACGGCGTCCACGGCGCCGCAGCGGTGCCGGCCgccgcggccgcagctgccgccgtcgccgccaagtCAGGAGGAGGAGGGTCGACCGCGGGGTCGAAGAAGCTGATCTACTTCGGGCCGATGGCGGCGGCCCCGCCGTTCGACCTGGAGGACCTGCTGCGCGCGTCGGCGGAGGTGCTGGGCAAGGGCGCGTTCGGCACGGCGTACAAGGCGGTGATGGAgagcggcgcggcggtggccgTGAAGCGGCTCAAGGACGTGGACCTCCCCGAGCCGGAGTTCCGCGAGCGCATCGCGGCCATCGGCGCCGTGCAGCACGAGCTGGTGGTGCCCCTCCGCGCCTACTACTTCAGCAAGGACGAGAAGCTGCTCGTCTACGACTACATGTCCATGGGCAGCCTCTCCGCCCTCCTCCACG GGAACCGGTCGTCGGGGCGGACGCCGCTGGACTGGGAGGCGCGGTCGGCGATCGCGCTATCGACGGCGCGCGGGGTGGCGCACATCCACTCCACGGGCCCGACGGCGTCGCACGGCAACATCAAGTCCTCCAACGTGCTGCTCACCAAGAGCTACGAGGCCCGGGTGTCGGACCACGGCCTGCCCACGCTCGTCGGCCCGTCCTTCTCCCCCACCCGGGTGTCCGGCTACCGCGCCCCGGAGGTGACCGACATCCGGCGCGTCTCGCAGAAGGCCGACGTCTACAGCTTcggcgtgctgctgctggagctgctCACGGGCAAGGCGCCCACCCACGCCGTGGTGAACGAGGAGGGCCTGGACCTGCCCCGGTGGGTGCAGTCGGTCGTCCGGGAGGAGTGGACCGCCGAGGTGTTCGACCAGGAGCTCCTCAGGTACCAGAACGTGGAGGAGGAGATGGTGCAGCTGCTCCAGCTCGCCATCGACTGCTCCGCGCAGCACCCCGACCGGAGGCCCAGCATGTCCGACGCCGCCGCGCGCATCGACGAGATCCGGcgctccgcctcctcccccgcccagCACGCGACGACGGACagccccgccgcccccgcccccgaggGCGACGAGCCCTCCCTATAA